One window of Desulfovibrio sp. X2 genomic DNA carries:
- a CDS encoding CobD/CbiB family cobalamin biosynthesis protein, whose amino-acid sequence MDIFGFPGYWIPLAALALDLAFGDPQRLPHPVRLIGRLLDAEEAAAVRLSENLRRPAGIAFVVCNAALAFLVAKLLCRLPAVGPLVALYLAFAGLALGQLLREGRAVSRALEGGRLDEARGLLAGLVTRDTSAMGPDEVRKALAETLSENLCDGLVAPFFFLVLGGVPLLWAYKTVSTMDSMWGYRTPRFERLGFAAARTDDVLAFLPARLTALALLAAGWLGGRRPEDGFTRIWSDARRMESPNAGWPMSAAAWVMDAAMGGPAVYFGKRKDKPVLGPAGRTWSAAKLNGLERLLAVSGFGLCLCMLAYFGLLMARG is encoded by the coding sequence ATGGATATCTTCGGCTTTCCCGGCTATTGGATTCCCCTGGCCGCCCTGGCCCTGGATCTGGCTTTCGGCGATCCGCAGCGCCTGCCGCATCCCGTCCGCCTGATCGGCCGCCTGCTCGACGCCGAGGAGGCGGCGGCCGTGCGGCTGTCCGAGAACCTGCGCCGTCCTGCGGGCATCGCCTTCGTTGTCTGCAACGCCGCCCTGGCGTTTCTCGTCGCCAAGCTGTTGTGCCGCCTCCCGGCCGTCGGCCCGCTCGTGGCGCTCTACCTCGCGTTCGCCGGGCTGGCCCTGGGGCAGCTGCTGCGCGAGGGCAGGGCGGTTTCCCGGGCGCTCGAGGGCGGCCGACTGGACGAGGCGCGCGGCCTGCTCGCCGGGCTGGTCACGCGGGACACCTCGGCCATGGGGCCGGACGAGGTGCGCAAGGCGCTGGCCGAGACCCTGTCCGAGAACCTCTGCGACGGCCTCGTGGCCCCCTTCTTCTTTCTGGTCCTCGGCGGGGTGCCGCTGCTGTGGGCCTACAAGACGGTCTCCACCATGGACTCCATGTGGGGCTACCGTACGCCCCGCTTCGAGCGCCTGGGCTTTGCCGCGGCCAGGACCGACGACGTGCTGGCCTTCCTGCCCGCCCGCTTGACGGCCCTGGCGCTGCTCGCGGCCGGCTGGCTCGGCGGCAGGCGCCCCGAGGACGGATTCACCCGGATATGGTCGGACGCGCGCCGCATGGAAAGCCCCAACGCGGGCTGGCCCATGTCCGCTGCGGCCTGGGTCATGGACGCGGCCATGGGCGGCCCGGCCGTGTACTTCGGCAAGCGCAAGGACAAGCCCGTGCTCGGCCCGGCAGGCCGCACCTGGAGCGCCGCGAAGCTGAACGGCCTGGAGCGGCTCCTGGCCGTTTCCGGCTTCGGACTCTGCCTGTGCATGCTCGCCTATTTCGGCCTGCTCATGGCCCGGGGATGA
- the rfbB gene encoding dTDP-glucose 4,6-dehydratase, translating to MRLLVTGGCGFIGSNFIRHLLATRDDVIIVNLDKLTYAGNPLNLRDIEEKLGGSRYLFVRGDIADSCLVESILRDQAIDAVVNFAAETHVDRSIADPAPFLTTNVMGTQVLLEVARRVGLARFVHVSTDEVYGALGPEGKFVETTPLAPNSPYSASKASADMLCRAYFKTYGLPVLVTRCSNNYGPYQFPEKLIPLMIMKARSDEALPVYGDGMQVRDWIHVLDHCRGVELALMKGTPGEVYNFGSDNEKANIEVVRTLLAILGKPESLIRHVTDRPGHDRRYAMGFEYARKALGFTPEISFADGLAATVAWYRDNEAWLESVQSGAYRDFMDAWYGDRR from the coding sequence ATGCGGCTGCTCGTCACGGGCGGATGCGGCTTCATCGGCAGCAACTTCATCCGCCATCTTCTCGCCACGCGCGACGACGTCATCATCGTCAACCTCGACAAGCTGACCTATGCCGGCAACCCGCTGAACCTGCGGGACATCGAGGAAAAACTCGGCGGCTCGCGCTACCTCTTCGTCAGGGGCGACATCGCCGACTCCTGTCTGGTCGAGTCAATCCTGCGCGACCAGGCCATCGACGCCGTGGTCAACTTCGCGGCCGAGACCCACGTCGACCGCTCCATCGCCGACCCCGCGCCCTTCCTGACGACCAACGTCATGGGCACGCAGGTGCTGCTCGAGGTCGCCCGCCGCGTCGGGCTGGCCCGCTTCGTCCACGTCTCCACGGACGAGGTCTACGGCGCGCTCGGCCCCGAGGGGAAGTTCGTCGAGACGACCCCCCTCGCGCCCAACTCGCCCTACTCGGCCTCCAAGGCCTCGGCGGACATGCTCTGCCGCGCCTACTTCAAGACTTACGGCCTGCCCGTGCTGGTGACGCGCTGCTCCAACAACTACGGGCCCTACCAGTTTCCGGAGAAGCTCATCCCGCTGATGATCATGAAGGCCAGGAGCGACGAGGCCCTGCCCGTTTACGGCGACGGGATGCAGGTGCGCGACTGGATCCACGTGCTGGACCACTGCCGCGGCGTGGAGCTGGCCCTCATGAAGGGCACGCCGGGCGAGGTCTACAACTTCGGCAGCGACAACGAGAAGGCGAACATCGAGGTGGTGCGCACCCTGCTCGCCATCCTCGGCAAGCCGGAGAGCCTCATCCGCCACGTCACCGACCGTCCCGGCCACGACCGGCGCTACGCCATGGGCTTCGAGTACGCCCGCAAGGCGCTCGGCTTCACGCCGGAGATATCCTTTGCCGACGGCCTGGCCGCCACCGTGGCCTGGTACCGCGACAACGAGGCCTGGCTCGAATCCGTGCAGAGCGGCGCCTACCGGGATTTCATGGACGCCTGGTACGGAGATCGCCGATGA
- a CDS encoding tRNA (cytidine(34)-2'-O)-methyltransferase: MHVVLFEPEIPPNTGSIARLCAATDTPLHLVGKLGFSLEDRYLKRAGLDYWPHVRLSVWETWEEFEKKVAPSRLVLSSARRGTPHHEFAYRPDDALVLGCETRGLPDWFFERYADHVRIPIWGQVRSINIANAASVLLYEAYRQTGGLTGR, encoded by the coding sequence ATGCACGTGGTTCTCTTCGAGCCGGAAATCCCTCCCAACACGGGCAGCATCGCCCGGCTGTGCGCGGCCACGGACACCCCCCTGCACCTCGTGGGCAAGCTCGGCTTCTCGCTCGAGGACCGGTACCTCAAGCGTGCCGGGCTGGACTACTGGCCCCACGTGCGACTCTCCGTCTGGGAGACCTGGGAGGAGTTCGAGAAGAAGGTCGCGCCGTCTCGCCTGGTCCTGTCCAGCGCCAGGCGGGGCACGCCGCACCACGAGTTCGCCTACCGGCCGGACGACGCCCTGGTCCTGGGCTGCGAGACCCGCGGCCTTCCGGACTGGTTCTTCGAGCGCTACGCCGACCACGTGCGCATCCCCATCTGGGGGCAGGTGCGCAGCATCAACATCGCCAATGCGGCCTCCGTGCTCCTCTACGAGGCCTATCGCCAGACGGGCGGACTCACCGGCAGATAG